The nucleotide sequence CTGAGTACAATCGGTAAAGGAAACGATCAGCGTAAATGGTTCGGTTTTATCTATGAGTCGTTTACTGGAATGGAACTTTCTACAGAATTGGGCAGCAAGGACCCGGACCTGAGACCAACAGCCTATTTCTTCCAGCTATTTGATACGGATGCAGACCTTCGTTATCGTGATGGTTTCAAGCATTCATTTGATGCCAATATGGATGATGGGGATTTGAGCAAAGGTGATACGGCCATTTTCTTCCCGGATTGGGATAAGCCTTGGACGGAAGATGAAAAAGCAGCAGTTAATTATGAAGTAATCAACTTTGCAGACTGGAACGTACATAATACTTCTGACAATGGTTCGGCTTACCCGATGCTTTGGAAATTCCACCAACCTTTCACTTATGACAAGGGTACAAGGGATGCTATCCTGATGAGATTGGGTGAAACATACCTGACTGCGGCTGAAGCTTACCTTCAGTTGGGTGAAGTGGCAACGGCTGCTGAACGTGTGAATACGTTGAGAAGCAGGTCGGTAAATACTGGCTACGAAACGGAGTTTACGGTGAATGCTTCAGATATTACACTTGATTTTATCCTGGACGAAAGAGCAAGAGAGTTGTTCGGTGAAATGCACAGATGGTATGACCTTGTGCGTACAAACAAGCTGGTGGAAAGAGCAATCAAATACAATCCGCTTGCTAATGAGGGGCAGACTTTGAATGCCAACAATATGTACAGACCAATCCCTCAGAAACAGATTGATTTGTCAACCAATGCTGTTCAGCAGAATAAAGGTTACAATTAAAGTTTAGATTGAATTGTTCAGGCAGCTTGCATCTGCGGGGGCAAGCTGCCACTTTCTGACCCAGCAATCAGGTTGTGTATTGATGTCAACCAGCAAATGATACACTGATGCCTCCTTACAAAATGCATGGCTCACATGTATTGAAAATAGTCTTACTTTTTAAAAAATATGATGATGAAACGTATACACTTAATTGCATGTATGCTGCTGTTCGGTATGTCTGTATCAGCACAGGGTACAATGGTAAAGGGTCGTGCCTTTGTAGATAAAAATGGAAACGGAACTTTTGACAAAGGGGAGAAAACCCTGAAAGGAATTCAGGTGTCTAACGGAGTAGATATTGTAACCACCAACTCAAAAGGACAATACAGCATTAAAGGAATTAATGGACGCCCGGTATTCGCCATTAAGCCAGTGGGCTATCAGTTTCCTTTAGGAGAAGATCTGCATCCTAGATTTTTTCACCTGCTTACAAAGGAAACAGCACAGACTTTTGACCTGCCAATGCATTCCCAGAAGGAAAACAAAGCGACTGAGGTAGCCTTGTTGGGTGATGCACAGCCACACACGTTGGATGATTTCACTTATTATGTACAGACTACGACCAGCGAACTGATTAACGAGCATTATGACTTTTCCCTAATGCTAGGTGATGTGGTTGGTAATTCACTGGAGCTGTATGACCTGACAAGAAGCGCTGCGACTATGTCAGGAAAACCGACCTACTATGTATTCGGAAATCATGATACCAACAGGGATTACAGCGAAGAGCGTAGGTTTCTGGATCAGGATAAAACTTTTGAAGAGAAACTGAATCCTGCATACTATGCGATGTCATGGGGAGAACTGAATGTACTTGTGCTTAACAACGTATATCCGGAAATTCATAATCCAAAAAGAGGGTATTACTCAGCGGGTATTGACCCAGATCAGTGGACATTCCTAGAGAATTACCTGAAGTCTGCAGACAAGGAGAAAATGTTGATGGTAGCCACGCACATTCCGGTGGATAATATGCCGAATGTAAAAGAGTTTTATCAGCTATTCAAAGGATTCAAAAAAGTATTCTTTGTTTTTGCCCACTCACACACAGTCCAGCAGAGATTCGCAGGTGAAGAGGAAGGATGGCCAAATGAGGAACCAGCACACCTGCTTTCAGCCGGTGCGACTTGTGGCGGTCACTGGAGAGGCGAATATGATATCTATGGAATGCCGAATGCCATCATGAAAGATGGTACGCCAAGAGGTTTTATTTTAGCAGATATTCAGGATAATGAATTGAAAATGCGCTATAAGGCAACTGGCTATGGCAAAGAACACCAGATGCATATATATGTAGAGAACTATATGCTGTGGCAGGATGATTTTGCCAGCCAAGGAAAACCTTCCAATAAAGTGCTGGCCAATGTTTACATGGGCCATGAACACTCTACAGTTCGCATGAGAGTGGACAAAGGGGAATGGCAGGAAATGAAGAAAGTGCTGATCATTGATCCATACCTAAATAAGTTGTACGAAACTCAGGTAAAAGGTATTTACCCAACCAAAGGTGCAGTCAATCTGAAGACAACGATTTTCAAAAGACCAATCAAAAGAGTTTCCAAGCACATCTGGGAAGGAGAGTATGACTCTAAACTGTCAGCAGGAGTACATAGTGTAGAAGTGTGGGCAACCAATGAAGAAGGACTGGACACCAAAAAGACGCATGCCTTTGTCGTAGTGGATGAGGAAATCATGGAAACAGCCAAGATGATGGATGCCCGCTATAAGCAGACCATTTACAAGAAGAAAACCAAGACTGCTGAGAAAAAGAAGCAAAAAGAAAAGAAAACCAAAAACAGCAAATAATTATGAAAGTGAGTCAATATATTTTAGCAGGGGTAGCCTTAGGTTCCCTGCTGATGGGAAGTGCTTGCAAAAGGGAAGTGTCATCCCAATCTGACATACAGCTGACCCGTCAGCCTTATATACAGTACAAAAATGAGGACAGTGTAAGGGTCAGATGGATGACAGACCAGCAGATGAAAACACCTGTCATGCAATGGGGTGAGGAAAAAATCGAGGCATACAAGGTAGAACATCGCTTGGGTAACCTGTATGAGGCAATCGTTCCAACCGCTGATGGGCAATTGGTTTCTTATGGTATTTTTGATGGTAAAGAAAAGATTTCAGGTGACCTGAAAACGAATTTGCTAAAAAATACGGGTAAGTCTATTCAGTTTTTTGCAGTAGGCGATATCGGAGAGGCCACTGAAAATGGAGGGTTTCCTACCATGCTAAACAAGGAGCTATCGAAATTCGATGGTCTTCAGTTCGGCTTCCTTCTAGGTGATATTGTTTATCCTGTAGGTGCATCCGAAAAATATGATGAACAGCTATTTACACCTTTGGCAGAAAGCTTAAGCAAAATGCCAGTTTTCCCTATCTTGGGAAACCATGACTATGGTAGCGATCTAGATCAAAACTATTTTCAGGAGTGGGCAAAAGTAGGTAATGGTCATTATTACCATATAGCAAAAGGGAATACACAATTCCTTTGCCTTGATTCAAGAAATGGGAGTGAAGGCTTTTATGAGTTTGAGGAGCAGAAAGCATGGGTAGAAAAAACCTTGAAAGAGAATCAAGGAAAATATAAGTGGACCATTATCGCTTTACATCATCCAGGAAAGACTTGTACCTACAAAAAAGTTAGCAAGCAGTTAATCTCCATGTATCCGATTTTTAATCAATATGATGTCGACTTGGTCATGAATGGACATGCGCATACTTATGAGCGTCTTAACCCAATGGATGCAGAAGGCATACCTATACAGCTAGAGAATGCTTCACAGATTAATGATCCGTTGAAAGATCATTTCATAGCCATGACGCTTGGAGCAGGAGGTAAGCTTAAAGAGGGGTGGACTCCAGAAGAGAAACCCTGTAAGTTTGAAGGGTTAGTGACTAAGCAGATTCATGCAGGGCACGTCGGTATTTTTGAAATCAATGGGGATACTTTGACATTCAACTTGGCAACTCATGGTAC is from Limibacter armeniacum and encodes:
- a CDS encoding calcineurin-like phosphoesterase C-terminal domain-containing protein; amino-acid sequence: MKRIHLIACMLLFGMSVSAQGTMVKGRAFVDKNGNGTFDKGEKTLKGIQVSNGVDIVTTNSKGQYSIKGINGRPVFAIKPVGYQFPLGEDLHPRFFHLLTKETAQTFDLPMHSQKENKATEVALLGDAQPHTLDDFTYYVQTTTSELINEHYDFSLMLGDVVGNSLELYDLTRSAATMSGKPTYYVFGNHDTNRDYSEERRFLDQDKTFEEKLNPAYYAMSWGELNVLVLNNVYPEIHNPKRGYYSAGIDPDQWTFLENYLKSADKEKMLMVATHIPVDNMPNVKEFYQLFKGFKKVFFVFAHSHTVQQRFAGEEEGWPNEEPAHLLSAGATCGGHWRGEYDIYGMPNAIMKDGTPRGFILADIQDNELKMRYKATGYGKEHQMHIYVENYMLWQDDFASQGKPSNKVLANVYMGHEHSTVRMRVDKGEWQEMKKVLIIDPYLNKLYETQVKGIYPTKGAVNLKTTIFKRPIKRVSKHIWEGEYDSKLSAGVHSVEVWATNEEGLDTKKTHAFVVVDEEIMETAKMMDARYKQTIYKKKTKTAEKKKQKEKKTKNSK
- a CDS encoding metallophosphoesterase, which codes for MKVSQYILAGVALGSLLMGSACKREVSSQSDIQLTRQPYIQYKNEDSVRVRWMTDQQMKTPVMQWGEEKIEAYKVEHRLGNLYEAIVPTADGQLVSYGIFDGKEKISGDLKTNLLKNTGKSIQFFAVGDIGEATENGGFPTMLNKELSKFDGLQFGFLLGDIVYPVGASEKYDEQLFTPLAESLSKMPVFPILGNHDYGSDLDQNYFQEWAKVGNGHYYHIAKGNTQFLCLDSRNGSEGFYEFEEQKAWVEKTLKENQGKYKWTIIALHHPGKTCTYKKVSKQLISMYPIFNQYDVDLVMNGHAHTYERLNPMDAEGIPIQLENASQINDPLKDHFIAMTLGAGGKLKEGWTPEEKPCKFEGLVTKQIHAGHVGIFEINGDTLTFNLATHGTDDKDAFIWVKEAITQ